A portion of the Simkania negevensis Z genome contains these proteins:
- a CDS encoding Lpg1974 family pore-forming outer membrane protein: MKKTFTLFLLLGTQLFAGIDERLEKLEQDMNQISFQTSEGAYGASFRSASPEVEDDHLLISFAILYWHPKVGGTEYAATKNLPVNQLPQRGRVKDLDLTWAWGFRAGVGGKVPHDNWDLNFNFTYFRSNDTSSTRKTPPANVFALVGFFGGNFQHAKSNFQLLYLNFDLELGRNYFISRRLAFRPHVGAKALRMHLREKSKFLFSSLQQQGQLVGEFYKVGSRSDSDGLGPRIGVQGSWFLADGFRLFSELAGALLYEYDEVTQREKSSPNTSTDNTNIRLIGNKHHFTPFFQMYSGLSYGRYFHYDKVYLLLKFGYEVQYYFRQNQMLNPNNFIFGPNNPRPLRLDYERIGEDVSFYGITFSANLSF; this comes from the coding sequence ATGAAAAAAACATTTACCTTGTTTTTACTATTAGGGACGCAACTTTTTGCTGGAATCGATGAGCGGCTGGAAAAACTCGAGCAGGATATGAATCAAATTTCATTCCAAACGTCAGAAGGAGCCTATGGAGCCTCTTTCCGAAGTGCAAGTCCTGAAGTGGAAGATGACCACCTATTGATCTCTTTCGCTATCCTCTATTGGCACCCAAAGGTGGGGGGTACTGAATATGCCGCAACGAAAAACCTTCCCGTGAATCAACTCCCCCAACGTGGGAGAGTCAAAGATCTCGATCTCACTTGGGCTTGGGGGTTTCGCGCTGGAGTTGGGGGAAAAGTACCACACGATAACTGGGACCTTAACTTCAACTTCACTTACTTTCGCAGTAACGACACTTCTTCGACCCGAAAAACCCCACCAGCAAATGTTTTTGCCCTTGTAGGATTCTTTGGGGGGAATTTCCAACATGCTAAATCCAACTTTCAACTTCTCTATCTTAACTTTGACTTAGAACTTGGTCGAAACTATTTTATCAGCCGCCGCTTAGCATTTCGCCCTCACGTTGGTGCCAAGGCATTGCGCATGCATTTAAGAGAAAAAAGCAAATTTCTTTTCAGTTCTCTTCAACAACAAGGACAACTTGTCGGAGAATTTTACAAAGTTGGCTCTCGCTCAGATTCCGATGGCCTTGGTCCACGTATTGGAGTGCAAGGGTCGTGGTTCTTAGCAGATGGTTTCCGTCTCTTTAGTGAGTTAGCGGGAGCTCTTCTTTATGAGTACGATGAAGTAACCCAACGAGAAAAATCGTCTCCAAATACTTCAACTGACAACACCAACATCAGGCTCATTGGAAACAAACATCACTTCACCCCATTTTTTCAAATGTATTCTGGTCTATCTTATGGGCGCTACTTTCATTATGATAAAGTCTACCTTCTCTTGAAATTTGGCTATGAAGTCCAATACTACTTTCGCCAAAACCAGATGTTAAACCCTAATAACTTCATCTTTGGCCCTAATAACCCTAGGCCTCTTCGTCTCGATTACGAAAGAATAGGAGAAGATGTCTCTTTTTATGGCATCACCTTCTCTGCAAACCTCAGTTTTTAA
- a CDS encoding RHS repeat-associated core domain-containing protein, whose amino-acid sequence MRQKKACEEDKKSLEAEIKELEKAIESLLSNIAFDKAKAVFEESRKTADLAKSKEETFPLDLKNIEEVVSNLNEIGTLYEKAVTLAQESLTALTSAKHSHEESKVLLEQTIKSYEEAANHYRKEASEWPAKVCAQIEKLKQRIATLLGEIQLCADKGLKRDSYELQKQAISILEKLLDSCASDETEFYREMLAELRHSIATFEIESDQSRLTQTLTEIPPLDFKTREDQRRATFFKKTSSPEIFLQTILHTDSPHTVIPLDGQTKKSEENEFSLYTEQFYRFLIQNELTVTHLLVKVLKEGKLLHKEKVALPLKNTTGWNQYIKADGMVLIPESDLKNNFKIDLRLNFVYDLKGSFSMIVALKGVDPSYQLTISLDEEKALCECTFLQPPPWQLDALRKPAQLSINQLIEQEALSCFQNKNKSDGRPSPLELMQYEALDQLVATLNRDPLLIAEYVHHEIAFADPLLIQENGVFQAPGIHRNPYMTYLEKMGSPWEQCQLLVYLLRKAGYPASYVIGDPCSIPKDFAEKLLFTKLPEGQNEALFRYPWVIFSDGKETISLFPWMKEMQVSEGYDLYACMPDAYASADRWILRYLKRDPAITKHVGPDEDDTAGVLFSRFIEEELRKQGLFLADVGVKHTQTKPHFSSWREFPQPHIQGSQQIFDFLLDPNKTLSFAIVEIFSHTNPQKCLAQSFPLASLTCSTLPIRFVSLGNNTVRLYVRFLDEQGEHFLDLDQTDHLVDVKVSYRVPIGSLNFCETKTLSIAKGTKAALCFHFGGATSEITSKFYKQFSNEKDEKNRLHALLSFVGAAYFEKCGRAEKLIANFHKVRPTTVFAFGLAKLSPDTSKGPFTGEQDLTLPQVDMFSFSSQMIDDLSSSWNQDYYSAQRQFEVLIAVDASSNEHQILREVFKDPNAISTVKLLQLAHQKHQKEKKFGEGFIVFTSESFEAANKTPEIAQALYFPYLEEINFHEIRKNFAEQWKALESLIDRKIPLSDWTYGYMTPSPILSQDGTYKEMGTFILHPRTNYALISNNNLLSHGGLGSPLPSHLSQYAITDWKLIPSSNNFKKSYTLQLPDHSASRDQSIFESLPGTTKWRSDVRLEHKSWLNSVADPVDIITGAFYIDELDLFLPGLFPIEIRRNYNSQNPLIGDFGCGWKLSLTPYLVEQENKRYVAELDGTVIIYNFNQQNSRWEVYPEDNPDLSNFNQDQVGSRANPFQSYIENDILYGVDGSRRFFKDGLLEKWINPRGAILTFSYEDQRLLRIESSSGQFCGFYYNSEHKIAEIYASDGKRIYYDYNSQGDLIKVVLPNSATVTYEYDRTHRLMRETKPHGKVLENIYDEEGRVKEQRTPMGQQQKIVTTATFDYGDGITIVTDAGGGKTTYKIFQKQIYQIVDPLGYEILQSWYIDQNSWFDAKTEQVISSNQTGGAIRSVKETTDKRGLTTTYLYDHQGNPIQITLKGEDLTGNGLKSISKTFVYNENNLCIQEEVSGQKTLITYDPHFSYLPKKIENYAENNLISYLQLEYNDCGQIEKEDRCGAGTLWKYDTWGFPKEKIQATGTEDPDVITSYSYNRQGQCNRITSHEGVVENRYDIMGNQVGTKTFSPTGALLSALYTSYDLNNAPIWKQTANTQNTLYLDYHASGLLKATRQQLAPSSEIAYTLYEYDSRGYLIEEVDSLGYTTYRDYDALGRIKSETKEGYSTLFTYEPGGLLETITTPSGTKTICLYTTNGLLKEEIYPDGTKTSFIYDFLGRPIQETKSGITWEIDYDDSNRKVIHTHPETKTTEVYEFDQRGNLIRFTDAANYVTEKIYDGLNRLKSERSPTGTHTTWNYQNNQVICTFPNGEKKIEYYEGGNIIRTEIFDCQNKPIEISTFHYDPKTDIQQVTQGEEVTTTWINALGLPIKVQKGEIITTYEYDVYGNCTMMTDGEGQTTSQTFDGLKRLIQKELPDGSFLKYDYDLDSNLAEYHLPNGSIWKASYDVMGRKSHEALHQGKEITQQWEYVYKNGYLKEMKDPMHRIHTYQYDALWRLIQENVEGWQRSYTYDARNLLQTAEQTGTQNLSWISSWFYTPRQEHSKVERSYDGDKQLIKESIYLNDELIQETHQHWEPSSRTLQINGHERTLTYQNDELIQNTIEGFNFDYTYTLNGKLQTKTTPLTHQTIDYNDAGFPETLTIQLPDTSYQEKLSWSPTGKLASFASPREQKQFTYTSIGYLKSAGTENYEFDFGKIGTGVRTSAPNHQVSKNGLDAFGRITAETNDKSSFVTTYNTMGQVVCQGQRQYEWDPWGRLLKVSDATLTWEASYDALGRRLQTRYAPYGGQTHITTSLYDPEEEFQEIGMKYDTKTFWKIYGPNTCDAITDETGAIVFLIYDATDALASILTEDKTYPLPKTCTAYGPQRAPSLPSDLISYAESLLWHSMSQDPTGLIWMGKRYYDSISGRFLSPDPIGYPICLDPYAYANGDPVNYMDPDGRFFSAVYQPSPSFTINLINAFASTFADREIGKSQPFQIGSFDLPTGGMGWINGITSTFLNSIESGMQISRYARGANIYGVYNATHKLAADLLECGAGYYGVHTPPVQHLKNVWRHFILTHGPDEKFLQTCHSGGAIHVKNALLTSAESVRKRIIVIAIAPGAIVPKKLCFKSYNYMSKRDFVSYCDLIIGGNIKYINELKLLDPHPDAKFFDHDFLSPTFADVIQERINDYIQKYGGGLK is encoded by the coding sequence GTGAGACAAAAGAAAGCATGCGAGGAAGATAAAAAAAGTCTCGAGGCAGAAATCAAAGAGTTGGAAAAAGCTATAGAGAGTCTTTTGTCCAACATTGCTTTTGATAAAGCTAAAGCTGTGTTTGAGGAAAGTAGAAAAACAGCCGATCTTGCCAAAAGTAAAGAGGAAACTTTCCCACTTGATTTAAAGAATATCGAAGAAGTTGTTTCAAATTTAAATGAGATAGGAACTTTATATGAAAAAGCAGTAACCCTTGCGCAGGAATCACTTACAGCTTTAACTTCTGCGAAACATTCCCATGAAGAAAGTAAAGTTTTATTGGAACAGACAATAAAAAGCTATGAAGAAGCTGCTAACCACTATAGAAAGGAAGCCAGTGAGTGGCCGGCAAAAGTTTGTGCTCAAATAGAGAAATTGAAACAGCGGATTGCAACTTTACTCGGAGAAATTCAGCTTTGTGCAGACAAAGGTCTCAAACGGGACAGTTATGAATTACAGAAACAGGCTATCTCAATACTAGAAAAGCTCTTAGATAGTTGTGCAAGCGACGAAACTGAATTTTATAGAGAAATGCTTGCAGAATTAAGGCATTCAATCGCAACATTTGAAATCGAATCAGACCAAAGTCGCTTAACGCAAACCTTAACTGAAATACCGCCTTTAGATTTTAAAACAAGAGAGGACCAAAGAAGAGCTACTTTTTTTAAAAAAACTTCATCTCCTGAGATTTTTTTGCAAACGATCTTACACACTGATTCTCCCCACACTGTCATTCCTTTAGATGGTCAAACAAAGAAGAGTGAAGAGAATGAATTTTCCCTTTATACCGAGCAATTTTATCGCTTTCTTATTCAAAATGAGCTGACTGTTACACATCTTCTGGTGAAAGTTTTAAAAGAGGGAAAACTCCTACACAAAGAAAAAGTCGCACTCCCGCTTAAAAATACAACGGGGTGGAACCAGTACATCAAAGCAGATGGAATGGTTTTAATTCCAGAATCAGATTTAAAAAACAATTTTAAGATTGATTTACGCTTAAACTTTGTTTATGACCTTAAAGGCAGTTTTTCAATGATAGTTGCTTTAAAAGGAGTAGATCCTTCCTACCAATTAACAATTTCATTGGACGAAGAAAAAGCGCTTTGTGAATGCACTTTTTTGCAGCCTCCTCCTTGGCAATTAGACGCACTGCGTAAACCTGCTCAATTAAGTATTAATCAGCTTATTGAACAAGAAGCACTATCTTGCTTTCAAAATAAAAATAAATCGGACGGTCGGCCTAGTCCATTAGAATTAATGCAGTACGAAGCTCTTGATCAACTTGTGGCCACACTTAATCGAGATCCTTTGTTAATTGCAGAATATGTTCATCATGAAATAGCTTTTGCTGATCCTCTTTTGATACAAGAAAATGGGGTTTTTCAAGCACCTGGGATTCATAGAAATCCGTATATGACCTATTTAGAAAAAATGGGCTCTCCTTGGGAGCAGTGCCAGCTGCTCGTTTATCTCTTAAGGAAAGCTGGGTATCCAGCTAGTTATGTGATAGGAGATCCTTGCTCGATTCCAAAGGATTTTGCAGAGAAATTGCTTTTTACCAAATTGCCTGAAGGTCAAAATGAAGCTTTATTTCGATACCCTTGGGTAATTTTTTCTGATGGAAAGGAAACGATTTCCTTATTTCCTTGGATGAAAGAGATGCAAGTCTCCGAAGGGTATGATCTGTATGCTTGTATGCCTGACGCATATGCAAGCGCCGATCGTTGGATTTTGCGCTATTTAAAAAGAGATCCTGCCATTACCAAACATGTTGGGCCTGATGAAGATGATACTGCTGGTGTGCTTTTTTCCCGGTTTATTGAAGAAGAACTTAGAAAACAGGGACTTTTTTTAGCAGATGTTGGGGTTAAACATACACAAACTAAACCACACTTTAGTTCTTGGAGAGAATTTCCTCAGCCTCATATCCAAGGAAGCCAGCAAATTTTTGATTTTCTACTTGATCCAAATAAAACTCTATCTTTTGCAATTGTTGAGATTTTTTCGCATACCAATCCGCAAAAATGCTTGGCTCAGAGTTTTCCCCTCGCAAGCTTAACATGCTCAACGCTTCCTATCCGGTTTGTTTCATTAGGAAATAATACTGTTCGCCTATATGTAAGGTTTTTAGACGAACAAGGAGAACATTTTTTAGATTTAGACCAAACAGATCATCTTGTAGATGTCAAAGTAAGCTATAGAGTTCCCATAGGAAGTCTCAACTTTTGCGAGACCAAAACATTATCGATTGCTAAAGGTACAAAAGCGGCTCTTTGTTTTCATTTTGGAGGCGCAACCTCTGAAATCACTTCAAAATTCTATAAACAATTTTCTAATGAAAAAGACGAAAAAAACCGTTTACATGCGCTTCTTTCTTTTGTGGGAGCTGCCTATTTTGAAAAGTGTGGGCGTGCAGAAAAGCTCATTGCCAACTTTCACAAAGTCAGACCCACGACAGTTTTTGCTTTTGGCCTTGCAAAACTTTCTCCAGACACATCAAAAGGTCCCTTTACAGGCGAGCAAGATCTAACTTTGCCTCAAGTAGATATGTTCTCTTTTTCTTCACAGATGATAGATGACCTTTCTTCCTCATGGAACCAAGACTACTATTCAGCTCAGAGACAATTTGAAGTTCTTATAGCGGTGGATGCCTCATCAAATGAACACCAAATCTTACGTGAGGTTTTTAAAGACCCCAATGCTATTTCAACTGTTAAACTTTTACAACTTGCTCATCAAAAACATCAAAAAGAGAAGAAGTTTGGCGAAGGATTTATTGTTTTTACTTCGGAAAGTTTTGAAGCAGCAAATAAAACACCAGAAATCGCACAAGCCCTTTATTTTCCTTACTTAGAAGAGATTAATTTTCATGAAATAAGAAAAAATTTTGCGGAACAATGGAAAGCACTTGAGAGTCTAATCGATCGAAAAATTCCTTTAAGCGATTGGACCTATGGTTATATGACTCCCTCTCCCATTTTGAGTCAAGATGGGACTTACAAAGAAATGGGGACCTTTATTTTGCATCCTCGAACAAATTATGCCTTGATTTCTAACAATAATCTTCTATCCCATGGAGGATTGGGGTCGCCCCTGCCTAGTCATCTTTCTCAGTATGCAATTACCGATTGGAAGCTTATTCCTTCAAGCAACAATTTTAAAAAAAGCTATACTTTGCAATTGCCGGATCATTCAGCTTCTCGCGATCAGTCAATCTTTGAATCGTTACCAGGAACGACAAAGTGGCGCTCCGATGTGAGATTAGAACATAAATCTTGGTTAAATAGTGTTGCAGATCCTGTTGATATCATTACTGGTGCATTTTATATCGATGAGCTGGATCTTTTTCTCCCTGGTTTGTTTCCAATAGAAATCCGTCGGAATTACAATAGTCAAAATCCCCTAATTGGAGATTTTGGTTGTGGATGGAAACTCAGTCTAACCCCCTACCTCGTCGAGCAGGAGAATAAGCGTTATGTTGCTGAGCTAGACGGAACTGTCATCATTTACAATTTTAATCAGCAAAATTCTCGCTGGGAAGTCTACCCTGAAGATAATCCTGACCTTAGCAACTTTAATCAAGATCAAGTTGGAAGTCGGGCAAATCCGTTTCAATCCTACATTGAAAATGACATTCTCTATGGCGTTGATGGCTCTAGGCGATTTTTTAAAGATGGACTACTGGAAAAATGGATTAACCCTCGAGGGGCTATATTAACATTTTCTTACGAAGATCAACGTCTTTTAAGAATAGAAAGCTCTAGCGGGCAGTTCTGTGGTTTTTATTATAATTCTGAGCATAAGATTGCAGAAATTTATGCAAGTGACGGAAAAAGAATTTATTATGATTACAATTCACAGGGAGATCTTATAAAAGTTGTTCTTCCCAATTCTGCCACAGTTACCTATGAATATGATCGAACCCACCGTCTGATGCGAGAGACAAAACCTCATGGAAAGGTTTTAGAAAATATCTATGACGAAGAAGGAAGGGTTAAAGAGCAAAGAACTCCGATGGGCCAACAGCAGAAAATCGTGACGACTGCCACATTTGACTATGGAGACGGGATCACAATTGTGACAGATGCTGGAGGAGGAAAGACAACCTATAAGATTTTTCAAAAACAAATCTATCAAATAGTCGATCCTCTTGGTTATGAAATTCTCCAATCTTGGTACATTGACCAAAATTCATGGTTTGATGCTAAAACAGAGCAAGTTATAAGCTCGAATCAAACAGGCGGAGCGATAAGAAGTGTAAAAGAAACAACCGATAAAAGAGGATTGACCACAACCTATTTATACGATCATCAAGGCAACCCCATACAAATTACCCTTAAGGGAGAAGATTTAACCGGAAATGGTTTAAAAAGTATCAGTAAGACATTTGTCTACAATGAGAATAACCTATGTATTCAAGAAGAGGTTTCTGGACAAAAAACTCTGATCACCTACGACCCACACTTTTCTTATTTGCCCAAAAAGATAGAAAACTACGCTGAAAATAACCTCATTTCCTATCTCCAATTAGAATATAATGATTGTGGCCAAATTGAAAAAGAAGACCGCTGCGGAGCCGGCACTCTTTGGAAATATGATACATGGGGATTTCCTAAAGAAAAAATACAAGCGACTGGAACGGAAGACCCAGATGTGATCACATCCTATTCTTACAATCGCCAAGGACAATGTAACAGAATCACTTCTCATGAAGGTGTTGTAGAAAATCGATATGACATCATGGGAAATCAGGTGGGAACAAAAACCTTTTCTCCAACAGGAGCACTTCTTTCTGCTCTCTATACAAGCTATGATCTCAATAATGCTCCCATTTGGAAGCAAACAGCCAACACTCAAAATACCCTCTATCTTGATTACCACGCTTCAGGTCTTCTTAAAGCGACTAGGCAACAACTTGCCCCAAGCTCAGAAATTGCTTACACTCTTTATGAGTATGATTCCCGGGGATATCTCATTGAAGAGGTTGATTCTTTAGGCTATACGACTTATCGGGATTACGATGCCTTGGGAAGGATAAAATCCGAAACAAAAGAAGGGTATTCGACTCTTTTCACATACGAACCGGGAGGCCTTCTTGAAACAATCACCACACCTTCCGGCACTAAAACAATCTGCCTCTATACGACAAATGGGCTTCTCAAAGAAGAAATCTATCCAGATGGAACAAAGACTTCATTCATTTATGACTTCTTGGGACGTCCTATTCAAGAAACAAAAAGCGGAATCACGTGGGAGATAGACTATGATGATTCAAATCGAAAAGTCATCCACACTCATCCTGAAACAAAAACAACTGAGGTCTATGAGTTTGATCAAAGAGGCAATCTCATCCGCTTCACGGATGCTGCCAATTACGTTACAGAAAAAATTTATGATGGCCTCAATCGTTTAAAAAGTGAACGCTCTCCAACTGGGACACATACAACATGGAATTATCAGAATAACCAGGTCATTTGCACCTTTCCTAATGGAGAAAAAAAGATCGAATATTACGAAGGGGGAAACATCATTAGAACTGAAATATTTGATTGCCAAAATAAGCCTATTGAGATTTCAACCTTTCACTATGACCCCAAGACAGACATTCAACAAGTCACTCAAGGCGAAGAAGTCACCACCACTTGGATCAATGCTCTAGGGCTACCTATCAAAGTTCAAAAAGGAGAAATCATCACAACTTATGAGTATGACGTTTATGGCAATTGCACCATGATGACAGATGGGGAAGGGCAAACAACATCTCAAACATTTGATGGCTTAAAACGGCTCATCCAAAAAGAACTTCCAGATGGGAGTTTTCTTAAATACGACTATGATCTTGATTCGAACTTAGCAGAATATCACCTGCCTAACGGCTCAATTTGGAAAGCTTCCTATGATGTAATGGGCAGGAAGTCTCATGAGGCCCTCCATCAGGGAAAAGAAATCACACAACAGTGGGAATATGTTTACAAAAATGGCTATCTTAAAGAGATGAAAGACCCCATGCATCGCATTCATACTTACCAATATGATGCTTTATGGAGGCTGATCCAAGAAAACGTTGAAGGATGGCAACGAAGCTATACCTATGATGCAAGAAACCTTCTTCAAACCGCAGAGCAAACTGGAACGCAAAATCTCTCATGGATTTCAAGTTGGTTTTATACTCCACGGCAAGAGCATTCTAAAGTTGAACGGTCTTACGATGGTGATAAACAACTCATCAAAGAGTCCATTTATTTAAATGATGAGCTCATTCAAGAAACACATCAACATTGGGAACCCTCTAGCAGAACCTTACAAATCAACGGACATGAAAGAACGCTGACTTACCAAAACGATGAGCTCATTCAAAACACAATAGAAGGATTCAACTTTGACTATACCTATACCCTCAACGGAAAACTTCAAACAAAAACTACCCCCTTGACTCACCAAACAATAGATTATAACGACGCAGGATTTCCCGAAACCCTCACGATACAATTACCCGATACCTCCTACCAAGAAAAACTCAGCTGGAGTCCAACAGGAAAGCTTGCAAGTTTCGCTTCTCCTCGAGAGCAAAAACAATTTACTTACACCTCAATTGGCTATTTAAAATCAGCTGGCACAGAAAACTATGAATTTGACTTTGGAAAAATAGGAACAGGCGTGCGTACAAGTGCGCCAAATCACCAAGTATCAAAAAATGGCTTGGATGCTTTTGGAAGAATCACAGCAGAAACAAATGATAAGTCCTCTTTTGTCACGACATACAATACAATGGGTCAAGTCGTTTGCCAAGGACAACGACAGTATGAATGGGATCCCTGGGGCAGACTTTTGAAAGTTTCAGACGCCACACTTACATGGGAGGCTTCTTATGACGCTTTAGGACGGCGTCTCCAAACCCGCTATGCCCCATATGGAGGTCAAACCCATATAACCACATCCCTCTATGATCCAGAGGAAGAATTCCAAGAAATCGGGATGAAATATGATACAAAAACATTTTGGAAAATTTATGGTCCTAACACCTGTGATGCAATTACAGATGAAACAGGTGCGATTGTTTTTCTCATATACGATGCAACAGATGCACTTGCAAGCATCCTTACAGAAGATAAGACTTACCCTCTTCCTAAAACCTGCACAGCTTATGGCCCCCAAAGGGCACCTTCCCTTCCTTCTGACCTTATCTCCTATGCAGAATCTCTTTTATGGCACAGCATGAGCCAAGATCCTACAGGACTGATTTGGATGGGAAAGAGATATTATGACTCCATCTCTGGTCGTTTCTTAAGTCCTGACCCAATTGGATACCCCATCTGCTTAGACCCTTATGCTTATGCCAACGGCGACCCTGTCAATTATATGGACCCAGATGGGAGATTTTTCTCAGCCGTCTATCAACCTTCCCCCTCTTTTACAATAAATCTCATCAACGCTTTTGCCTCCACGTTTGCAGATCGGGAGATAGGAAAATCACAGCCCTTTCAAATAGGGTCGTTTGACCTTCCCACTGGAGGGATGGGTTGGATTAATGGAATAACAAGTACGTTTTTGAATTCCATAGAAAGCGGAATGCAAATTAGCCGTTATGCTCGAGGGGCTAATATTTACGGGGTCTACAATGCCACACATAAGCTTGCTGCTGACCTTCTTGAATGCGGAGCAGGGTACTATGGGGTGCATACACCACCTGTGCAACATCTTAAGAATGTCTGGCGTCACTTTATACTGACTCATGGGCCAGATGAGAAATTTTTACAAACTTGTCATAGTGGAGGAGCCATCCACGTGAAAAACGCCCTCCTTACTTCTGCAGAATCAGTTAGAAAGCGGATCATTGTCATAGCAATTGCTCCAGGAGCAATTGTTCCAAAAAAACTATGCTTTAAATCATATAATTACATGAGTAAAAGAGACTTTGTGAGTTACTGCGATTTAATTATAGGAGGAAATATAAAATATATAAATGAACTAAAATTGCTAGATCCTCATCCAGATGCGAAATTTTTTGATCATGACTTTTTAAGCCCTACTTTTGCAGATGTAATTCAAGAACGTATTAATGATTATATTCAAAAGTATGGAGGAGGCTTAAAGTGA
- the glk gene encoding glucokinase: MSYLAGDIGGTKTHLALYQDQGGKTTCVKNQKFPSKDYPNLRTIVKKFLIGVGLEIERACFGIAGPVEDGKSKATNLPWIIDSRLLETELKIKKVALINDLEANAYGLKVLSEDEFFVLNEGDSNAQGNQAMVSAGTGLGEAGIFFDGKDHFPFACEGGHTDFGPRNEIEDQLLHYLRKKFEHVSYERILSGPGLYNLYQFVVDTKLEDEDPKTVELINSGDSPRLVSELGLSGDSAACAKTLQLFASIYGSEAGNAALKFFALGGIFLGGGIAPKILEVLKSGQFMDNFKAKGRFAQLLSTIPVKVVLNDNTALLGSMYYARNLIETGKK, encoded by the coding sequence ATGTCATATCTTGCGGGGGACATTGGTGGAACAAAAACACACTTGGCATTATACCAAGACCAAGGTGGAAAAACAACCTGTGTCAAAAATCAAAAATTTCCAAGTAAAGATTATCCCAATTTAAGAACTATTGTAAAAAAATTTTTAATTGGTGTTGGTCTCGAAATCGAACGTGCATGTTTTGGAATTGCAGGACCTGTTGAAGATGGAAAAAGCAAAGCAACTAACTTGCCTTGGATCATCGACTCACGCCTGCTCGAAACAGAACTTAAAATTAAAAAAGTTGCCCTCATCAATGATTTAGAAGCTAACGCGTATGGCTTAAAAGTTCTTTCTGAAGACGAATTTTTTGTTCTAAACGAAGGTGATTCCAACGCACAAGGCAATCAAGCGATGGTTTCTGCCGGAACAGGTCTTGGTGAGGCTGGAATTTTCTTTGATGGAAAAGACCATTTTCCATTTGCCTGTGAAGGAGGACACACCGATTTTGGTCCAAGAAATGAAATAGAAGATCAGCTTCTCCACTACCTGCGTAAAAAATTTGAGCACGTTTCTTATGAAAGGATTTTGTCTGGCCCTGGGCTTTACAACCTTTATCAATTTGTCGTGGACACGAAACTAGAAGATGAAGATCCCAAAACTGTTGAACTCATTAATAGCGGAGATTCTCCGCGACTTGTTTCAGAACTTGGTCTCAGTGGTGATTCAGCAGCGTGTGCGAAAACTTTGCAGCTTTTTGCTTCCATTTATGGATCAGAAGCAGGCAATGCCGCGCTTAAGTTTTTTGCACTTGGTGGTATTTTTCTCGGAGGAGGTATTGCTCCTAAAATTTTAGAAGTGCTCAAAAGTGGTCAGTTCATGGATAACTTTAAAGCAAAAGGAAGGTTTGCACAGCTTCTTTCTACGATTCCCGTCAAGGTGGTCCTCAATGATAATACTGCCTTACTTGGTTCAATGTACTATGCGCGTAACCTCATAGAAACAGGAAAAAAATGA
- a CDS encoding leucine-rich repeat domain-containing protein yields MKKIKKRHKMYTLRESIIENFSRKSSLDEVKNFLNYGVYNQVYGVFMSVSATYGKVESTTHGTSSFPSDDKTVLTDQILVDYIKTQSIENLQALEKCWTESSQSIDFSNISPEVALQWLSSLSKATFKIDRLSFPFISHIDIPTETLEALIGEKTEVEFSWVNLTDQTFSALVKLMERGRITKIKIQGGFELDESKFKLLIKTLQSHPKLTSLELSNLRITKDQMIAISNVLPGIKTLTYLTLETNGITEEIVEPFEKMLETSPHLKVIKLTFSKFESIPGIAKLFNWVKEPQILDLSSNWDYC; encoded by the coding sequence TTGAAAAAAATTAAAAAACGCCATAAAATGTATACACTTCGTGAATCAATTATTGAGAATTTTTCAAGAAAATCTTCACTAGATGAAGTGAAAAATTTTTTGAATTACGGTGTTTATAATCAAGTTTATGGGGTTTTTATGTCAGTTAGCGCTACCTATGGAAAAGTTGAATCTACAACACATGGTACTTCTTCTTTTCCGTCTGATGATAAAACAGTTTTAACAGATCAAATTCTTGTTGATTACATTAAAACTCAATCAATAGAGAATTTGCAAGCCTTAGAGAAATGTTGGACAGAATCTTCTCAATCAATTGATTTTTCAAATATTTCACCTGAAGTAGCTTTACAATGGTTAAGCTCTCTTTCAAAAGCAACGTTTAAAATAGACAGGCTTTCCTTTCCATTCATTTCTCATATCGACATTCCAACAGAAACACTTGAAGCTTTAATTGGAGAAAAAACAGAAGTTGAATTTTCTTGGGTAAATTTGACTGATCAAACTTTTTCAGCTCTTGTAAAATTAATGGAACGAGGAAGGATCACTAAAATAAAAATTCAAGGTGGGTTTGAATTAGACGAATCAAAATTCAAACTCTTAATTAAGACTCTACAAAGTCATCCAAAACTAACATCGTTAGAGCTCTCAAATTTACGAATAACTAAAGACCAAATGATTGCTATTAGCAATGTCCTTCCAGGCATAAAAACACTGACTTATCTCACATTAGAGACAAATGGAATTACAGAAGAGATTGTCGAGCCTTTTGAAAAAATGTTAGAGACTTCTCCTCATCTAAAAGTAATTAAACTAACTTTTTCAAAGTTTGAGTCCATCCCTGGAATCGCCAAACTATTTAACTGGGTAAAAGAACCTCAAATACTCGACCTAAGTAGTAATTGGGATTATTGCTAA